In Streptomyces nodosus, one DNA window encodes the following:
- a CDS encoding Lrp/AsnC family transcriptional regulator, with product MDAVDRQLIQALRENGRASYAELGRLVGLSGPSVTDRINRLEAAGVITGYRATVDAASLGLGVTALIGISLSDAADHEDVALRLKDLHEIEDCWFIAGEDSFMLKVRSDNVDGLERTIRRLSGTKGVSRTRTTIVLSTKWENRVGELPSGRR from the coding sequence ATGGATGCCGTTGACAGGCAGCTCATCCAGGCCCTGCGCGAGAACGGTAGGGCCTCTTACGCCGAGCTCGGCCGGCTCGTGGGCCTCTCCGGGCCCAGCGTCACCGACCGTATCAACCGCCTGGAGGCGGCCGGAGTCATCACCGGCTACCGCGCCACGGTCGACGCCGCGTCCCTCGGGCTCGGGGTCACCGCCCTCATCGGCATCTCGCTCTCCGACGCCGCCGACCACGAGGACGTGGCGCTCCGTCTGAAGGACCTTCATGAGATCGAGGACTGCTGGTTCATCGCCGGTGAGGACTCGTTCATGCTCAAGGTGCGGTCCGACAACGTGGACGGTCTGGAGCGGACCATCCGCCGGCTCTCCGGCACCAAGGGTGTCTCCCGCACCCGGACCACGATCGTGCTCTCCACCAAGTGGGAGAACCGGGTGGGCGAACTGCCGTCCGGCCGGCGCTAG
- a CDS encoding GNAT family N-acetyltransferase: MPLTFVLDPAMTPALRDGVLDLWTEVSRAGGAVGFVPPVTREEIRPELLRHLTAMAEGRARLLVGLDEDGRVAAAAFLTFNTHRLMTHWMWLYTVMVHPRHQGKGYGRDLMAAAEDAARGFEGIEAIRLTCRGGLGLERFYGSCGYKEVGRVPGAIRVTPGDDRDDIVMLLPLG; encoded by the coding sequence ATGCCCCTTACGTTTGTGCTCGATCCGGCCATGACTCCCGCCCTCCGTGACGGCGTCCTCGATCTGTGGACGGAGGTGTCCCGTGCCGGTGGGGCGGTGGGCTTCGTCCCGCCGGTCACCCGCGAGGAGATCCGCCCGGAACTGCTGCGGCACCTCACGGCGATGGCCGAGGGCCGCGCCCGGCTGCTGGTCGGGCTCGACGAGGACGGGCGGGTGGCCGCGGCCGCGTTCCTCACCTTCAACACCCACCGGCTGATGACGCACTGGATGTGGCTCTACACGGTGATGGTGCACCCCCGCCATCAGGGCAAGGGGTACGGCCGTGACCTGATGGCCGCCGCCGAGGACGCGGCCCGCGGCTTCGAGGGCATCGAGGCGATACGGCTCACCTGCCGGGGCGGCCTCGGTCTGGAGCGGTTCTACGGCTCCTGCGGCTACAAGGAGGTCGGCCGGGTGCCCGGCGCGATCCGGGTGACGCCGGGGGACGACCGCGACGACATCGTCATGCTGCTGCCGCTGGGATGA
- a CDS encoding DUF4229 domain-containing protein has product MLRYTLMRLGIFAGCLVLTWGLVYSGLVPRGLGDSNGIWVVLLALVISAPISFVVLRKERDRASLQVVERVERMKANVEANRSQEDLADAPVTAPHQAS; this is encoded by the coding sequence ATGCTCCGCTACACGCTGATGCGCCTCGGTATTTTCGCGGGTTGCCTCGTGCTCACCTGGGGCCTCGTCTACTCGGGCCTCGTCCCGCGCGGCCTCGGTGACTCCAACGGCATCTGGGTGGTGCTGCTGGCCCTGGTGATCTCGGCCCCGATCAGCTTCGTGGTGCTCCGCAAGGAGCGCGACCGGGCGTCGTTGCAGGTCGTCGAGCGGGTGGAGCGGATGAAGGCCAACGTCGAGGCCAACCGCAGCCAGGAGGACCTGGCGGACGCCCCGGTGACCGCACCGCACCAGGCGTCCTAG
- the mqnP gene encoding menaquinone biosynthesis prenyltransferase MqnP — protein MSSASAAIPQPGRTRAFLRLVMIEHSVFALPFAYIAALTAMFEWDRSVHWGRLLLVTVAMVGLRTFAMAANRIIDREIDARNPRTAHRELVTGAMTVRHAWTGALVALVFFLGAAALLNPLCLALAPIAVIPMVVYPYGKRFTNFPQAILGLAQSMGPVGGWLAISGEWSWDAVILGLAVGIWIGGFDLIYACQDVETDRRIGVMSVPARFGIPAAIWGARVCHTIVTALFVWYALATGAGFFFWLGLVIVAGAFVYEHSIVRPHDLSRVNRAFFSVNGFIGIALFVCALLDLLVRGLAL, from the coding sequence GTGAGCAGCGCCTCCGCGGCGATCCCGCAGCCGGGACGCACCCGGGCCTTTCTGCGCCTGGTGATGATCGAGCACTCCGTCTTCGCACTGCCCTTCGCCTACATCGCCGCGCTGACCGCGATGTTCGAGTGGGACCGCTCCGTCCACTGGGGCCGGCTGCTGCTGGTCACGGTCGCCATGGTGGGCCTGCGGACCTTCGCCATGGCGGCGAACCGGATCATCGACCGCGAGATCGACGCCCGTAACCCGCGCACGGCCCATCGCGAGCTGGTCACCGGCGCGATGACGGTGCGGCACGCCTGGACCGGCGCGCTGGTCGCCCTGGTCTTCTTCCTGGGCGCCGCCGCCCTGCTCAACCCGCTCTGTCTGGCCCTGGCGCCCATCGCGGTGATCCCGATGGTGGTCTATCCGTACGGCAAGCGGTTCACCAACTTCCCGCAGGCCATCCTGGGCCTGGCCCAGTCGATGGGCCCGGTCGGCGGCTGGCTGGCGATCAGCGGTGAGTGGTCCTGGGACGCGGTGATCCTCGGCCTCGCGGTGGGCATCTGGATCGGCGGCTTCGACCTGATCTACGCCTGCCAGGACGTGGAGACGGACCGCAGGATCGGCGTGATGTCGGTACCGGCCCGCTTCGGCATCCCCGCGGCGATCTGGGGCGCCCGGGTGTGCCACACGATTGTGACGGCGCTGTTCGTCTGGTACGCCCTCGCCACCGGCGCCGGCTTCTTCTTCTGGCTGGGCCTGGTGATCGTGGCGGGCGCCTTCGTGTACGAGCACAGCATCGTCCGCCCCCATGATCTGAGCCGGGTGAACCGGGCCTTCTTCAGCGTCAACGGGTTCATCGGCATCGCCCTGTTCGTGTGCGCCCTGCTCGACCTGCTGGTGCGGGGTCTGGCACTGTGA
- a CDS encoding serine/threonine-protein kinase, producing the protein MQPLEAGEPGEVGPYRLLGRLGSGGMGRVYLGRSAGGRTVAVKIVHPHFALDEEFRARFRREVDAARRVGGAWTAPVLDADPDAPVPWVATGYAAGPSLTAAVTEVGPLPLPSVRALGAGLAEALTAVHGLGLVHRDVKPSNILLTLDGPLLIDFGIARATDGTASLTSTGVSIGSPGYMSPEQILGKGVTGAADVFSLGAVLAYAANGEPPFPGDSSAALLYKVVHEEPELGPLTGELRDLVAACLAKDPAARPAPAEVAGRLAPQGAARLVAGGWLPGPLVEQVSRKAVQLLNLEAGEAERSGPVAFSRVSVAEEPTAAAEPEGAPSGGASARVPGGVFGPPPAMSTPAPPSAALPSPRPGESGPSDAAPPTSEGRPGKPAATVADGGRGRRLGWARVLTLAGALGAVAAGSALLFGLFDTGRPAGPGGARTTAVPEAYLGTWEGEAVALGGALPAGTFRVTLRQAGVGEEIGHFRSTDLLGGTCDDVLLLERISARRLVVTSVAEESNPSTCTTGRHEVRLTLAGSHLGYETDNARAGNPTARMTKVDRAD; encoded by the coding sequence ATGCAGCCGCTGGAGGCCGGTGAACCCGGCGAGGTGGGGCCCTACCGGCTGCTCGGCAGGCTCGGCTCCGGCGGGATGGGCCGGGTCTATCTGGGGCGCAGCGCCGGCGGGCGCACGGTCGCGGTCAAGATCGTGCATCCGCACTTCGCGCTGGACGAGGAGTTCCGCGCCCGCTTCCGCCGCGAGGTGGACGCCGCCCGGCGGGTCGGCGGCGCCTGGACCGCGCCGGTTCTGGACGCGGACCCCGACGCGCCGGTGCCCTGGGTCGCGACCGGGTATGCGGCCGGGCCGTCCCTGACCGCCGCGGTCACGGAGGTCGGTCCGCTCCCGCTCCCCTCCGTGCGAGCCCTGGGCGCGGGACTCGCGGAGGCCCTGACGGCGGTGCACGGCCTCGGGCTCGTCCACCGGGACGTCAAGCCGTCGAACATCCTGCTGACCCTGGACGGTCCGCTGCTCATCGACTTCGGCATCGCACGTGCCACGGACGGCACCGCGTCGCTGACGTCCACGGGCGTCTCCATCGGCTCACCCGGCTATATGTCCCCGGAGCAGATCCTCGGCAAGGGGGTCACCGGTGCGGCGGACGTCTTCTCGCTGGGCGCGGTGCTGGCGTACGCGGCGAACGGGGAGCCGCCCTTCCCCGGCGACTCCTCGGCGGCGCTGCTCTACAAGGTCGTCCACGAGGAGCCCGAACTCGGGCCGCTCACGGGCGAGCTGCGGGACCTGGTGGCCGCGTGCCTGGCCAAGGACCCGGCCGCGCGGCCCGCACCGGCCGAGGTGGCCGGCCGACTCGCCCCGCAGGGCGCGGCGCGTCTGGTGGCCGGGGGCTGGCTGCCGGGCCCCCTGGTGGAACAGGTCAGCCGCAAGGCCGTACAGCTGCTCAATCTGGAGGCGGGGGAGGCGGAGCGGTCCGGGCCGGTGGCCTTCAGTAGGGTGTCGGTGGCCGAGGAGCCCACCGCCGCGGCGGAACCCGAGGGGGCGCCGTCGGGCGGAGCCTCCGCCCGGGTGCCCGGCGGGGTCTTCGGACCGCCGCCCGCGATGAGCACCCCCGCGCCCCCGTCCGCCGCCCTGCCGTCGCCGCGCCCGGGGGAGTCGGGCCCGTCGGACGCCGCCCCGCCCACCTCCGAGGGCCGCCCCGGGAAGCCCGCGGCGACCGTGGCGGACGGCGGCCGCGGACGGCGGCTGGGGTGGGCCCGGGTGCTGACGCTCGCGGGTGCGCTGGGCGCGGTGGCGGCCGGCTCGGCGCTGCTGTTCGGGCTGTTCGACACGGGCCGTCCGGCCGGCCCGGGCGGGGCGAGGACCACCGCCGTGCCCGAGGCCTATCTGGGCACCTGGGAGGGCGAGGCCGTCGCGCTCGGTGGCGCACTGCCCGCCGGCACCTTCCGCGTCACTCTCCGGCAGGCCGGCGTGGGAGAGGAGATCGGCCACTTCCGGTCCACCGACCTGCTGGGCGGCACCTGCGACGACGTACTGCTTCTGGAGCGGATCTCGGCCCGGCGCCTGGTGGTCACGAGCGTGGCCGAGGAGTCCAACCCGTCGACCTGCACCACCGGGCGGCACGAGGTGCGGCTGACCCTGGCCGGCAGCCACCTCGGTTACGAGACGGACAACGCGCGCGCCGGCAACCCGACGGCACGGATGACCAAGGTCGACCGAGCCGATTAG
- a CDS encoding cold-shock protein: protein MATGTVKWFNAEKGFGFIAQEGGGPDVFVHYSAINANGFRSLEENQQVSFDVTQGPKGPQAENVTAI from the coding sequence ATGGCTACCGGAACCGTGAAGTGGTTCAACGCCGAAAAGGGCTTTGGTTTCATCGCCCAGGAAGGCGGCGGCCCCGACGTCTTCGTCCACTACTCCGCGATCAACGCGAACGGCTTCCGTTCGCTCGAGGAGAACCAGCAGGTGAGCTTCGACGTGACCCAGGGTCCCAAGGGCCCGCAGGCGGAGAACGTCACCGCCATCTGA
- the mqnE gene encoding aminofutalosine synthase MqnE, whose amino-acid sequence MDVGLKRELEDKVRAGERLTREDGIALYESDDLAWLGGLAHEVRTRKNGDVVHFNVNRHLNMTNVCTASCAYCSFQRKPGEKDAYTMRIEEAVRLATAMESENLTELHIVNGLHPNLPWRYYPRSLRELKAALPNVSLKAFTATEIHHFETISGLTASEILDELIDAGLESLTGGGAEIFDWEVRQHIVDHRTHWEDWSRIHRLAHEKGLKTPCTMLYGHIEEPRHRVDHVLRLRELQDETGGFQVFIPLRYQHDFVDMKDGKVRNRLQTRTQMATGAEALKTFAVSRLLFDNVPHVKVFWVMHGVQTAQLALQHGADDMDGSVVEYKITHDADNFGTPNKLTREDLLDLIRDAGFRPVERNTRYEIIREYEGPDPARRDEPQPMRV is encoded by the coding sequence ATGGATGTCGGGCTCAAGCGCGAGCTGGAGGACAAGGTCCGGGCCGGTGAGCGGCTGACCCGCGAGGACGGCATCGCGCTGTACGAGTCGGACGACCTGGCCTGGTTGGGCGGCCTCGCACACGAGGTGCGCACCCGCAAGAACGGCGACGTGGTCCACTTCAACGTCAACCGTCATCTCAATATGACGAATGTGTGCACCGCGTCCTGCGCCTACTGCTCCTTCCAGCGCAAGCCGGGGGAGAAGGACGCGTACACGATGCGCATCGAGGAGGCCGTCCGCCTCGCCACGGCGATGGAGTCGGAGAACCTCACCGAGCTGCACATCGTCAACGGACTGCACCCCAACCTGCCGTGGCGTTACTACCCGCGCTCGCTGCGCGAGTTGAAGGCCGCGCTGCCGAACGTCTCGCTGAAGGCGTTCACTGCGACCGAGATCCATCACTTCGAGACCATCTCCGGTCTCACGGCCTCCGAGATCCTCGACGAACTGATCGACGCCGGCCTCGAGTCGCTGACCGGCGGTGGCGCCGAGATCTTCGACTGGGAGGTCCGGCAGCACATCGTCGACCACCGCACCCACTGGGAGGACTGGTCGCGCATCCACCGGCTGGCGCACGAGAAGGGTCTGAAGACCCCGTGCACCATGCTCTACGGTCATATCGAAGAGCCCCGGCACCGGGTGGACCATGTGCTGCGGCTGCGTGAACTCCAGGACGAGACCGGCGGCTTCCAGGTCTTCATCCCCCTGCGCTACCAGCACGACTTCGTGGACATGAAGGACGGCAAGGTCCGCAACCGCCTCCAGACGCGGACGCAGATGGCGACCGGCGCGGAGGCCCTGAAGACCTTCGCGGTCTCCCGGCTGCTCTTCGACAATGTCCCGCACGTCAAGGTGTTCTGGGTGATGCACGGGGTGCAGACCGCGCAACTCGCCCTCCAGCACGGTGCCGACGACATGGACGGCTCGGTCGTGGAGTACAAGATCACGCACGATGCGGACAACTTCGGCACGCCGAACAAGCTGACCCGCGAGGACCTGCTCGATCTGATCCGGGACGCGGGCTTCCGCCCGGTGGAGCGGAACACCCGCTACGAAATCATCCGTGAGTACGAGGGCCCGGACCCGGCGCGCCGGGACGAGCCCCAGCCCATGCGGGTCTGA
- a CDS encoding AMP-dependent synthetase/ligase — protein MPDPYSSAPVPEDPADLDLDHDGGPVLVEPTLRRLNGEVREAYVPPLASWVTHGSLADLPFENARAAPDHQVFRRRDPDGAWTDVTAARFAEEVLAVAKGLIAEGLMPGDRLAIMARTTYEWTLLDFAAWAAGLVTVPVYPTSSVFQTRWILQDSGAAALVTEKARQAAALGPERDRLPDLRHVWVMGKGHVERLAELGRSVPDQEVAVRRGVLGPDTPATIVYTSGTTGRPKGCALTHGNFLAEVDNAIELLAPVFGPKDDYVPSTLLFLPLSHVFGRMVSIACVRARVCLGHAPSMKAEDLLADLASFRPTFLLAIPYMLEKVYNNARAVAERGGRTALFDRAADVARRYGEALEARRHGTGPGPNRALKTARAFYSPLVHRGIRNALGGRLRQVICGGSPLGRELAAFYAGMGVEIFEGYGLTETTGAATVTPPLRPRLGTVGWPLPGMAVRIAADGEVLLSGPQVFRGYWNPHAGGVVPAAPDGWFPTGDLGRLDDEGYLTITGRKKEILITAGGKNVAPAPLEDRLRSHPLVSHCMVLGDRRPYVSALITLDPEGIVHWCRMNGRPPLWPQHLVDDDALHTVLQRAVDEANKLVSRPESIRRFTVLPVDFTERDGHLTPSLKLRRDAILRDFAPHVESLYR, from the coding sequence ATGCCCGACCCGTACTCGTCCGCGCCCGTCCCCGAGGACCCGGCCGATCTCGACCTCGATCACGACGGCGGGCCGGTGCTCGTGGAGCCGACCCTCCGGAGGCTGAACGGCGAGGTGCGCGAGGCGTATGTGCCCCCGCTGGCGTCCTGGGTGACCCATGGGTCGCTCGCCGACCTGCCGTTCGAGAATGCGAGGGCGGCCCCCGACCACCAGGTCTTCCGGCGCCGTGACCCGGACGGGGCATGGACCGATGTGACGGCGGCCCGGTTCGCCGAGGAGGTGCTGGCCGTCGCGAAGGGGCTGATCGCCGAGGGCCTGATGCCCGGCGACCGGCTCGCGATCATGGCGCGGACCACCTATGAGTGGACGCTGCTGGACTTCGCGGCCTGGGCGGCGGGCCTGGTCACGGTCCCCGTGTATCCCACCTCCTCGGTCTTCCAGACCCGCTGGATCCTCCAGGACTCCGGTGCCGCGGCCCTGGTGACGGAGAAGGCCCGCCAGGCGGCGGCCCTCGGCCCCGAACGCGACCGGCTGCCCGATCTGCGCCATGTGTGGGTGATGGGCAAGGGGCACGTCGAGCGGCTCGCGGAACTGGGCCGGTCGGTGCCGGACCAGGAGGTGGCCGTGCGCCGGGGCGTCCTGGGCCCGGACACTCCGGCCACGATCGTCTACACCTCGGGCACCACGGGCCGCCCCAAGGGCTGTGCGCTGACGCACGGGAACTTCCTGGCGGAGGTCGACAACGCGATCGAGCTCCTCGCCCCGGTGTTCGGGCCGAAGGACGACTATGTGCCCTCCACCCTGCTGTTCCTGCCGCTGTCGCACGTCTTCGGCCGGATGGTGTCGATCGCCTGCGTCCGCGCGCGGGTGTGCCTGGGCCACGCGCCCAGCATGAAGGCGGAGGACCTGCTGGCCGATCTGGCGAGCTTCCGGCCGACCTTTCTGCTGGCCATCCCGTACATGCTGGAGAAGGTCTACAACAACGCCCGGGCGGTGGCCGAGCGCGGTGGTCGGACGGCGTTGTTCGACCGCGCGGCTGATGTGGCCCGCCGCTACGGCGAGGCGCTGGAGGCCCGACGGCACGGTACGGGACCCGGCCCCAACCGGGCCCTGAAGACGGCCCGCGCCTTCTACTCCCCGCTGGTCCACCGTGGCATCCGCAACGCCCTGGGCGGACGCCTCCGCCAGGTCATCTGCGGTGGCTCCCCCCTGGGCCGCGAGCTCGCCGCCTTCTATGCGGGCATGGGCGTGGAGATCTTCGAAGGCTACGGGCTGACGGAGACCACCGGAGCGGCCACCGTGACGCCCCCGCTCAGACCCCGTCTGGGCACGGTGGGATGGCCCCTGCCCGGGATGGCGGTCCGTATCGCGGCGGACGGCGAGGTGCTGCTGTCCGGTCCTCAGGTGTTCCGCGGCTACTGGAACCCCCATGCCGGCGGGGTGGTTCCCGCCGCCCCCGACGGCTGGTTCCCGACGGGCGACCTCGGCCGTCTGGACGACGAGGGCTATCTGACGATCACCGGCCGGAAGAAGGAGATCCTGATCACCGCAGGGGGGAAGAACGTGGCCCCCGCGCCCCTGGAGGACCGGCTGCGCTCCCATCCGCTGGTCTCCCACTGCATGGTCCTGGGTGACCGCCGCCCCTATGTGAGCGCTCTGATCACCCTGGACCCGGAGGGCATCGTCCACTGGTGCCGGATGAACGGACGGCCCCCGCTGTGGCCGCAGCACCTGGTGGACGACGACGCGCTGCACACGGTCCTGCAACGCGCGGTGGACGAGGCCAACAAGCTGGTCTCCCGCCCCGAGTCCATCCGCCGCTTCACCGTCCTCCCGGTGGACTTCACGGAACGGGACGGCCACCTGACCCCCTCGCTGAAGCTCCGCCGGGACGCCATCCTCCGCGACTTCGCCCCCCATGTGGAGTCCCTCTACCGCTGA
- a CDS encoding UbiX family flavin prenyltransferase: MPRRPWIVGVSGASGTPYAAAVLRALLAAGESVDLVVSRASRLTLLDETRIAFRDAHWRDDLREWLERGADGKPGTFTVDVEGDRVRHWSAGDLAAGPSSGSYPAKGMLIVPASTACVAGVALGLSKDLLQRSASVTLKERRPLVVAVRETPLSGVTLRQLVALDEAGAVVLPASPAFYAGATHIQDLVDFVAGRVLDAAGVPHGLYRRWKGELGGGSGADE, from the coding sequence ATGCCGCGTAGGCCTTGGATCGTGGGGGTCTCGGGCGCCTCGGGCACCCCCTACGCCGCTGCCGTGCTGCGGGCCCTGCTCGCCGCGGGGGAGAGCGTCGATCTGGTGGTCTCCCGTGCCTCGCGGCTCACCCTGCTCGACGAGACCCGGATCGCCTTCCGGGACGCCCACTGGCGGGACGATCTGCGGGAATGGCTGGAGCGTGGCGCCGACGGCAAGCCCGGCACCTTCACGGTCGACGTCGAAGGGGACCGCGTACGGCACTGGAGCGCCGGCGACCTGGCCGCGGGGCCGTCCTCCGGCTCGTACCCGGCGAAGGGGATGCTGATCGTGCCCGCGTCCACGGCCTGTGTGGCGGGGGTGGCCCTCGGGCTCTCGAAGGACCTGCTGCAACGGTCCGCGAGCGTCACCCTCAAGGAGCGGCGCCCGCTGGTCGTCGCCGTCCGGGAGACCCCGCTGAGCGGGGTGACCCTCAGGCAACTGGTGGCGCTGGACGAGGCGGGCGCGGTGGTCCTGCCCGCGTCACCGGCGTTCTACGCGGGAGCCACGCACATCCAGGACCTGGTGGACTTCGTCGCCGGACGGGTGCTGGACGCGGCAGGGGTGCCGCACGGGCTGTACCGCCGCTGGAAGGGCGAGCTCGGGGGAGGCTCCGGGGCCGACGAGTAG
- a CDS encoding menaquinone biosynthetic enzyme MqnA/MqnD family protein produces MDNSRTRPRVGHIQFLNCLPLYWGLARTGTLLDLELTKDTPEKLSEKLVQGELDIGPVTLVEFLKHADELVAFPDIAVGCDGPVMSCVIVSQVPLDRLDGARVALGSTSRTSVRLAQLLLAERYGVAPDYYTCPPDLSLMMQEAEAAVLIGDAALRANLHDGPRYGLTVHDLGTLWKEWTGLPFVFAVWAARRDYLEREPFITRKVHEAFLSSRNLSLEEVGKVAEQAARWEAFDERVLEKYFTTLDFRFGGPQLTAVAEFARRVGPTTGFPADVKVELLTP; encoded by the coding sequence GTGGACAATTCTCGCACTCGGCCGCGCGTCGGTCACATCCAGTTCCTGAACTGCCTGCCCCTCTACTGGGGGCTCGCGAGAACCGGCACCCTCCTGGACCTCGAGCTGACCAAGGACACCCCCGAGAAACTCAGCGAGAAGCTGGTGCAGGGCGAGCTGGACATCGGTCCGGTCACCCTCGTCGAGTTCCTCAAGCACGCCGACGAACTGGTCGCCTTTCCCGACATCGCGGTCGGCTGCGACGGCCCGGTGATGTCCTGTGTGATCGTCTCCCAGGTCCCGCTGGACCGGCTGGACGGGGCCAGGGTCGCCCTCGGCTCCACCTCGCGGACCTCCGTACGACTCGCCCAGCTGCTGCTCGCCGAGCGCTACGGGGTGGCGCCGGACTACTACACCTGCCCGCCCGACCTCAGCCTGATGATGCAGGAGGCGGAGGCGGCGGTGCTGATCGGCGACGCCGCGCTGCGCGCCAACCTCCACGACGGGCCCCGCTACGGCCTCACCGTGCACGACCTGGGCACGCTGTGGAAGGAGTGGACGGGGCTGCCCTTCGTCTTCGCGGTGTGGGCGGCGCGCCGCGACTACCTGGAGCGCGAGCCGTTCATCACCCGCAAGGTGCACGAGGCCTTTCTGTCCTCCCGCAATCTGTCCCTGGAGGAGGTCGGCAAGGTCGCCGAGCAGGCGGCGCGCTGGGAGGCCTTCGACGAGCGGGTCCTGGAGAAGTACTTCACCACGCTGGACTTCCGGTTCGGCGGCCCCCAGCTGACGGCGGTCGCCGAGTTCGCGCGGCGGGTCGGCCCGACGACCGGCTTTCCGGCCGATGTGAAGGTGGAGCTGTTGACGCCGTAG
- a CDS encoding prepilin peptidase — protein sequence MDLDLWPAVAVAALWGATAGVLVPRAAYRLSVEPEQSWRDRCPDGHPIGGWVGRARCADGRAYGPGTAAVSVVTALVCAGLALATGLRPELPVWLLLAPLGVLLTIVDFRVQRLPDVVTLPLAVLALALLGAAAALPEHAGRWGTAFLGALVLGGAYFLLFLVNPNGLGFGDVKLAPGLGAVLGWYGWGTVLLGTFAGFLFGGLYGLALVVLRRAGRRTAIPFGPFLIAGAFVGLMIGAYAA from the coding sequence GTGGATCTGGACCTCTGGCCGGCCGTCGCGGTCGCCGCCCTGTGGGGCGCGACGGCCGGGGTGCTGGTGCCCCGGGCCGCCTACCGGCTCTCCGTCGAGCCCGAGCAGTCCTGGCGGGACCGCTGCCCGGACGGCCATCCGATCGGCGGCTGGGTCGGACGGGCCCGCTGCGCGGACGGACGGGCGTACGGCCCCGGGACGGCGGCGGTGAGCGTGGTCACCGCCCTGGTCTGCGCGGGGCTCGCCCTGGCCACCGGACTCCGCCCCGAACTTCCGGTCTGGCTGCTCCTCGCGCCCCTCGGCGTGCTGCTGACGATCGTGGACTTCCGGGTGCAGCGGCTGCCGGACGTGGTGACGCTGCCGCTCGCCGTCCTCGCCCTGGCCCTGCTCGGCGCCGCCGCGGCCCTGCCGGAGCACGCGGGCCGGTGGGGCACCGCGTTCCTCGGCGCGCTGGTGCTCGGCGGCGCCTACTTCCTGCTCTTCCTCGTCAACCCGAACGGCCTGGGCTTCGGCGACGTCAAACTCGCGCCGGGGCTCGGGGCGGTGCTCGGCTGGTACGGCTGGGGCACCGTGCTGCTCGGGACCTTCGCCGGCTTTCTCTTCGGGGGCCTGTACGGGCTCGCCCTGGTCGTGCTGCGGCGCGCCGGGCGGCGGACCGCGATCCCCTTCGGACCGTTCCTCATCGCGGGGGCCTTCGTCGGGCTGATGATCGGGGCGTACGCGGCCTGA
- a CDS encoding cytochrome P450, with protein MTTGGEAIRCPFDFSEALEFDPSLAALMSRESITRIRLPYGDADAWLVTGFEGVRQVTTDQRFSRAGITGSDYPRLTPEPIVSPESINVLDPPDSSRLRHLASQGFTQRHVDRMRRRIVRLADTLLDEMEELGPPADLTQHLSNPLPRQTIFDVLGIPQDDWPRMQQYVHQLLATGPDSRETAARAKAEMREYFAGLVEQRRRVPGTDLISAMAAAKDGEDALDDQELAVMALTLVLSGQDTATCQISNIAYLLLTRPELMEHLRDRPEALTEVLNELLRVIPFRKGVGIPRVALEDVELDGVRIRAGDFVHVSYLTANRDPGRYPDPHSIDPERPSAPHMTFGWGGHRCIAVPLAMAELEVAVGRLVERFPGMRLAVPPQEVRWDTETIRRFPLELPVTW; from the coding sequence ATGACCACTGGCGGCGAAGCAATCCGGTGCCCGTTCGACTTCAGTGAGGCCCTGGAGTTCGATCCCTCGCTCGCGGCGCTCATGTCCCGCGAGTCCATCACCCGGATCCGGCTCCCCTACGGCGATGCCGACGCCTGGCTGGTCACCGGGTTCGAGGGGGTGCGGCAGGTGACCACGGACCAGCGGTTCAGCCGGGCGGGGATCACCGGGTCCGACTATCCGAGGCTGACCCCGGAGCCCATCGTCTCCCCGGAGTCGATCAATGTGCTGGATCCGCCGGACAGCAGCCGGTTGCGGCACCTGGCGTCGCAGGGCTTCACCCAGCGTCATGTCGACCGGATGCGGCGCAGAATCGTCCGGCTGGCGGACACCCTGCTGGACGAGATGGAGGAGCTGGGGCCGCCGGCCGATCTGACCCAGCACCTCTCCAACCCGCTGCCCCGGCAGACCATCTTCGATGTGCTGGGCATCCCGCAGGACGACTGGCCCCGTATGCAGCAGTACGTCCACCAGCTGCTGGCCACCGGACCGGACAGCCGGGAGACCGCGGCCCGGGCCAAGGCCGAGATGCGGGAGTACTTCGCCGGACTGGTCGAACAGCGGCGGCGCGTCCCGGGCACGGACCTGATCAGTGCGATGGCCGCGGCCAAGGACGGCGAGGACGCGCTCGACGACCAGGAGCTGGCGGTCATGGCGCTGACGCTGGTGCTCAGCGGACAGGACACCGCCACCTGCCAGATCAGCAACATCGCCTATCTGCTGCTGACCCGTCCCGAGCTGATGGAGCACCTCAGGGACCGGCCGGAGGCCCTGACGGAGGTTCTGAACGAACTGCTCCGGGTCATCCCCTTCCGCAAGGGGGTCGGGATCCCCAGGGTGGCTCTGGAGGACGTGGAACTGGACGGCGTGCGCATCCGGGCGGGTGACTTCGTCCATGTGTCGTATCTGACGGCGAACCGTGACCCCGGGCGCTACCCGGACCCGCACTCCATCGACCCGGAGCGGCCGTCCGCGCCGCATATGACCTTCGGCTGGGGCGGACACCGGTGCATCGCCGTCCCGCTGGCCATGGCCGAGCTGGAGGTGGCCGTCGGCCGGCTGGTGGAGCGCTTCCCGGGGATGCGGCTCGCGGTGCCGCCGCAGGAGGTGCGCTGGGACACGGAGACGATCCGCCGCTTCCCGCTGGAACTGCCTGTGACCTGGTAG